Proteins from a single region of Kluyveromyces lactis strain NRRL Y-1140 chromosome C complete sequence:
- the POL2 gene encoding DNA polymerase epsilon catalytic subunit (similar to uniprot|P21951 Saccharomyces cerevisiae YNL262W POL2 Catalytic subunit of DNA polymerase epsilon one of the major chromosomal DNA replication polymerases characterized by processivity and proofreading exonuclease activity also involved in DNA synthesis during DNA repair) yields MSAFKGSTTAKFVGRGNEYPTQANSFAQVAQQLLNSKKVDEIDEMMGFPRFIPSPALSDSKVGWLSNMHPTIISQEMLEEEGNLHSATVSGISGVDFYFIDEEGGSFKTTVTYDPYFFVSCTDETRIHDIEEYLKKTLEQCIKKVELVLKDDLAMNNHLVGLKKHLIKLSFSNSNQLFEARRILRPILKINEDENGKKDIYNTGSDYSTRDVKTLIEDIREYDVPYHVRVSIDKNIRVGKWYAVSAQGLVELEEKVTFADPVVLAFDIETTKAPLKFPDSAIDQIMMISYMIDGEGFLITNREIISEDIEDFEYTPKDEYKGQFAIFNEPDEMALLQRFFEHIRDVRPTVISTFNGDFFDWPFVENRAKFHGLNMFDEIGFAPDSEGEYKSSYCTHMDCFRWVKRDSYLPQGSQGLKAVTQAKLGYNPLELDPELMTPYAYEKPQILSEYSVSDAVATYYLYMKYVHPFIFSLCTIIPLNPDEVLRKGTGTLCEMLLMVQAYQNSVLLPNKHTDPIERFYDGHLLESETYVGGHVESLEAGVFRSDLKNDFKIDPTVIDILLEDLPYALKFCIEVENNGNMEDVTNFEEIKQQITAQLTDLKINNKRNELPLIYHVDVASMYPNIMTTNRLQPDSMKDEKDCASCDFNRPGKSCDRRLKWAWRGEFFPAKMDEYGMVKRALQNELFPNKNPKSKKQFLTFEELSYSDQVSHIKKRLTDYSRKVYHRVKVTETVEREAIVCQRENPFYVNTVRSFRDRRYEFKGLAKLWKGKLSKIKPDDVHSKDEAKKMIVLYDSLQLAHKVILNSFYGYVMRKGSRWYSMEMAGITCLTGANIIQMARSVVERIGRPLELDTDGIWCILPKSFPENFEIKLRNGKKLFLSYPCSMLNYKVHQKYTNHQYQDLVDPMKFKYQTKSDNSIFFEVDGPYKAMILPTSKEEGKGIKKRYAVFNEDGSLAELKGFELKRRGELQLIKNFQSDIFKLFLEGTTLESCYAAVATVANRWLDVLDSKGAMLETEDLIELICENKSMSKTLKEYQGQKSTSITTARRLGEFLGEAMVKDAGLQCKFIISSKPHNAPVTERAIPVAIFSSDLHVKRTFLRRWLLDSSLNDFDPRAIIDWDYYRERLASVVQKIITIPAALQNIKNPVPRVEHPDWLRKKIAVSEDKFKQTSLNRFFKSTKAPPEVKDIEDSFDEHSANKSRIAKVTYKRKSKRRNGDTALEEESLLLPSEMPPMLDDYVGWLQYQKTKWKIQHIDRKKREKLFGKTSRASDRSALGNLIRKHVESYADKSWEILQCKPSIDLGVVEIYALIDRKIQLLKVNIPKTVLMNFKTENFPSGGIENCIVEKSNAELPNVKGINNESSSQLFKLTMSEDTYFNEVNKASSVLNNENVLGIYESSISSNERVIMRLGTCIQFSSEKMGALGKGLQNGFHMKNLHPVEADRYLQRFDLDIAYLLHFVTDIGYEFYFLYKAWEDVVEIFVLKPSTHAQEVSNKAIESLYNEIYEKKFEKLDKYYDLIKINKNVSFNVNDYTELKRLLKDLSKMLQNIKEEKGSHTMVILQSPYTHRVAKLLQPLNAFPVVEIATAETHLPALNWQGQLMRKAVNHILSLGSWISNLITLSKYSNIPICNLKVDNLGYIIDLMYARQLKKNNIVLWWNDKSPLPDHGGVERDFDPRKAELMTDLVFPIMNNPDIYDDVIFEISVYNSVVNTVLSSTMLNEAEGTDLAQNSTSKEESFGFVEDSFSSSALSVLRALLKELWDDALGDNITADSLVHAFIGWVYNPDAKLFDYALRYHIHTLTQKAVLQLINEFKLAGSSLIFADRNKLLIKTQKRSVENSYAYGQYLMKAIRSKPMFAYLDLKIDRYWDVLIWMDKYNYGGRACLQIEDKEVQSFQAYSHWHIKDFLPAIYQQEFDDWLVVILDSMVKTKEAYHERNASTQRLTQLPKNTLADSDVDSQTDSLGGFTHNFSKALIKRAEKLYKNQQEYILDPNFGKDYLSPTIPGSHLVVKNPLLELVKYLSHILSLSSNHLLEGRALRKELLKTFEIREFDRLAEFKDPSTSFVIPSFICEHCSYISDIDICRESMERVFICQSCNRSLNKNLIEEHVIERLQAQVASFITQDVKCNKCHKIKEDAMSPYCPCSGKWELAVSKESFMAQLQIFKNLAESFDFRTLKETLNDFL; encoded by the coding sequence ATGTCTGCTTTCAAAGGTTCGACGACAGCCAAGTTTGTTGGAAGAGGTAATGAATACCCCACACAAGCGAACTCGTTTGCTCAAGTAGCTCAACAGCTGTTGAACTCAAAAAAAGTGGATGAAATTGACGAGATGATGGGGTTTCCAAGGTTTATACCGTCCCCTGCTCTCTCCGATTCGAAAGTTGGTTGGTTAAGTAACATGCATCCAACGATAATATCGCAAGAAATGCTAGAAGAGGAAGGAAACTTACACTCTGCTACAGTATCTGGTATCTCTGGTGTTGATTTTTATTTCAtagatgaagaaggtgGTTCTTTTAAAACTACAGTGACATACGATCCATACTTCTTCGTATCCTGCACTGACGAGACCAGGATTCATGATATTGAGGAGtacttgaagaaaactttaGAGCAGTGTATCAAGAAAGTTGAATTAGTTCTCAAGGATGATTTGGCTATGAATAATCATCTTGTAGGTTTGAAAAAACATCTTATAAAATTGTCATTTAGTAACAGTAACCAACTGTTTGAAGCCAGGAGAATATTAAGACCAATTCTTAAGATAAACGAGGAtgaaaatgggaaaaaagATATTTATAACACAGGATCAGACTACTCGACGCGAGATGTGAAAACTTTAATCGAGGATATTAGAGAGTATGATGTCCCATACCATGTACGCGTATCCATTGATAAAAATATTCGTGTCGGTAAGTGGTATGCTGTGTCCGCCCAAGGGCTGGTcgaattggaagaaaaagtgACATTCGCCGATCCAGTCGTCCTAGCATTTGATATCGAAACTACTAAAGCACCTTTGAAGTTTCCCGACTCTGCTattgatcaaatcatgATGATCTCTTACATGATTGATGGAGAAGGTTTCCTCATTACGAACAGAGAGATTATTTCAGAAGATAtagaagattttgaatatacTCCAAAAGATGAGTACAAAGGACAATTTGCCATATTTAATGAGCCTGATGAAATGGCCCTACTGCAAAGATTTTTTGAGCATATCAGGGACGTACGACCCACTGTCATTTCTACTTTTAACGGTGACTTCTTTGATTGGCCTTTTGTAGAAAATAGAGCTAAGTTTCATGGTTTGAACAtgtttgatgaaattggtTTCGCTCCAGATTCGGAAGGAGAATACAAATCCAGTTACTGTACTCATATGGACTGCTTTAGGTGGGTTAAGCGTGATTCCTATCTACCACAGGGTTCCCAGGGTCTAAAGGCAGTCACCCAAGCTAAACTTGGCTACAACCCACTAGAATTAGATCCAGAATTAATGACACCTTATGCTTATGAAAAACCGCAGATTCTCTCCGAATATTCAGTTTCAGATGCTGTTGCAACGTACTACCTTTATATGAAATATGTTCACCCATTCATTTTTTCGCTATGTACCATTATTCCACTAAATCCAGATGAGGTGCTAAGAAAAGGTACTGGTACATTGTGTGAAATGCTTTTAATGGTTCAAGCATATCAAAATAGTGTTTTGCTACCGAACAAGCACACCGATCCTATAGAAAGATTTTATGATGGACACTTACTTGAGTCGGAAACTTACGTTGGTGGGCATGTTGAATCGTTAGAAGCAGGTGTATTTCGCAGCGATTTGAAGAACGATTTTAAGATAGATCCTACGGTAATTGACATCCTTCTTGAGGATCTACCATATGCGCTAAAGTTCTGtattgaagttgaaaacaatgggAACATGGAAGATGTCACAAACttcgaagaaatcaagCAACAAATTACAGCACAGTTAACAGACttaaaaataaacaacaaaagaaatgagcTTCCTCTTATTTATCATGTTGATGTGGCATCAATGTACCCAAATATTATGACCACCAATAGGTTACAACCAGATAGtatgaaagatgaaaaggaCTGTGCTAGTTGTGATTTCAATAGACCAGGTAAATCATGTGATCGAAGACTTAAATGGGCTTGGAGAGGTGAATTTTTCCCTGCTAAAATGGATGAATACGGCATGGTAAAACGTGCATTACAGAATGAATTATTTCCCAATAAAAATCCTAAATCTAAGAAACAGTTCTTAACTTTTGAGGAGCTTAGTTACTCTGATCAAGTCAGTCACATTAAAAAGAGATTGACTGATTACTCTAGGAAAGTGTATCACAGAGTAAAAGTTACTGAAACCGTTGAAAGAGAGGCAATCGTATGTCAAAGGGAAAATCCTTTCTATGTCAACACCGTGAGATCCTTCAGAGATAGAAGATATGAGTTCAAAGGGCTAGCTAAGTTATGGAAAGGAAAACTATCTAAAATCAAACCAGATGACGTACATTCGAAGGATGAGGCTAAAAAAATGATTGTCCTGTATGATTCTCTTCAATTAGCGCACAAAGTCATTCTTAACTCATTTTACGGCTATGTGATGAGAAAGGGTTCGCGATGGTACTCGATGGAAATGGCTGGTATTACATGTTTGACAGGTGCAAACATTATTCAAATGGCCAGATCCGTggttgaaagaattggaagacCGTTAGAATTAGACACCGATGGTATTTGGTGTATCCTTCCTAAGAGTTTTCCggaaaattttgaaatcaagCTGCGCAACGGCAAGAAACTATTTCTTTCGTATCCTTGTTCGATGCTTAACTATAAAGTTCATCAAAAATACACTaatcatcaatatcaagaCCTCGTCGACCCTATGAAGTTCAAATACCAAACAAAAAGTGATAattccattttctttgaagtcGATGGACCATATAAAGCAATGATACTGCCAacttccaaagaagaaggtaaaGGTATCAAGAAGAGATATGCTGTGTTCAACGAAGATGGTTCATTGGCTGAACTAAAAGGTTTCGAACTAAAAAGAAGAGGTGAACTACAAttaatcaaaaatttccagagtgatattttcaagttATTCCTGGAAGGAACAACCTTAGAGTCATGTTACGCTGCAGTAGCAACAGTTGCTAATAGATGGCTTGATGTATTAGATTCTAAGGGTGCAATGCTCGAAACTGAAGATCTTATTGAACTGATTTGTGAGAATAAAAGTATGTCAAAAACATTAAAGGAGTATCAGGGACAAAAGTCAACTTCCATTACCACCGCAAGAAGGCTCGGTGAATTTTTGGGGGAAGCAATGGTTAAAGACGCAGGCTTACAGTGTAAGTTTATTATCAGTTCCAAACCACATAATGCACCGGTGACAGAAAGGGCTATTCCTGTTGCTATATTTTCTTCCGATCTTCATGTTAAGCGCACATTTTTAAGGAGATGGTTATTGGACTCAAGTCTCAATGACTTTGATCCAAGGGCTATTATCGATTGGGACTATTATAGAGAAAGATTGGCTTCTGttgttcaaaaaattatcaCAATACCGGCAGCATTACAAAACATTAAAAACCCTGTACCCCGTGTTGAACATCCTGATTGGttaagaaagaaaattgcTGTTAGtgaagataaattcaaacaGACTTCCTTGAATcgtttcttcaaatctacCAAAGCTCCACCTGAAGTCAAAGATATAGAAGACTCTTTTGATGAACATTCCGCGAATAAATCACGTATCGCTAAGGTCACGTACAAGAGAAAGAGCAAAAGACGTAATGGGGATACAGCACTAGAAGAAGAGTCTTTGCTGCTACCCTCTGAAATGCCTCCGATGTTAGATGATTATGTGGGCTGGTtacaatatcaaaaaacCAAATGGAAGATCCAGCATATTGAtcgaaagaaaagagaaaagcTATTTGGTAAAACTTCACGAGCATCTGATCGGTCTGCTTTGGGCAATTTGATAAGAAAGCACGTTGAATCATATGCAGATAAAAGCTGGGAAATTTTACAATGTAAACCGTCCATCGATTTAGGTGTCGTAGAAATTTATGCTTTAATCGATAGGAAAATCCAATTGCTGAAAGTAAACATTCCCAAAACTGTACTCATGAACTTCAAGACGGAGAATTTCCCCTCGGGAGGGATTGAAAACTGTATCGTCGAAAAGTCCAACGCGGAACTGCCTAACGTGAAAGGCATCAACAATGAAAGCAGTAGTCAATTGTTTAAACTGACAATGTCAGAAGATACCTATTTCAACGAAGTTAATAAAGCATCAAGCGTATTGAACAACGAGAATGTTTTGGGAATATACGAGAGCTCAATTTCTTCGAATGAAAGAGTCATAATGCGGCTAGGGACGTGTATTCAATTCAGCTCTGAAAAAATGGGTGCGCTAGGAAAAGGTTTACAGAACGGTTTTCATATGAAGAATTTACATCCTGTTGAAGCAGATAGATATCTCCAAAGGTTTGACCTTGATATTGCCTACCTTCTACATTTTGTAACAGATATCGGCTATGAATTCTATTTCTTGTATAAAGCATGGGAAGATGTGGTAGAAATATTTGTGCTGAAACCAAGCACTCATGCTCAAGAAGTTTCTAATAAAGCTATAGAATCTCTTTACAACGAGATATACGAGAAAAAGTTCGAAAAGCTCGATAAATACTATGACTTAATCAAGATAAACAAGAACGTTTCGTTTAACGTGAATGATTATACTGAACTAAAGCGTTTACTGAAGGACCTTTCAAAGATGCTGCAAAATAttaaggaagaaaaaggaTCTCACACAATGGTGATTCTACAATCTCCATATACCCATAGAGTTGCTAAATTGTTGCAGCCTTTGAATGCCTTCCCTGTTGTTGAAATAGCTACTGCTGAAACACATTTGCCAGCTTTGAACTGGCAGGGACAATTAATGAGGAAAGCGGTCAATCACATATTGTCTCTTGGTTCTTGGATCTCAAATTTGATTACTCTCTCAAAATACAGCAACATTCCAATATGTAACCTCAAAGTCGATAATCTCGGATACATTATCGATTTGATGTACGCTCGccagttgaaaaagaacaacaTCGTTCTATGGTGGAATGATAAATCGCCGTTGCCTGACCACGGTGGCGTTGAAAGAGATTTTGACCCACGGAAAGCGGAGCTCATGACTGATTTGGTGTTCCCTATTATGAATAACCCTGATATCTATGATGACGTTATCTTCGAAATTAGTGTCTATAACTCTGTTGTGAACACTGTTTTGAGCAGCACCATGTTGAACGAGGCTGAAGGTACAGACCTTGCCCAAAATTCGACATCTAAGGAAGAATCCTTCggttttgttgaagattctttctcttcttcgGCCTTGTCAGTGCTTCGCGCACTGTTGAAAGAGCTTTGGGATGATGCCTTAGGTGATAATATCACGGCTGACTCATTAGTACACGCATTTATAGGATGGGTGTATAACCCTGACGCGAAATTATTCGATTATGCTTTGAGATATCACATCCATACTCTCACTCAAAAGGCCGTGTTACAGTTGATCAATGAATTTAAGCTGGCAGGATCATCTCTCATCTTCGCAGACAGAAACAAACTGTTAATCAAAACTCAGAAGCGTTCCGTTGAGAATTCTTACGCCTATGGGCAGTATCTCATGAAAGCGATCAGATCTAAACCAATGTTTGCCTATCTAGACTTGAAAATTGATAGATATTGGGATGTCCTGATTTGGATGGATAAGTATAATTATGGTGGTAGAGCATGTCTACAGATTGAAGATAAAGAAGTTCAGAGTTTCCAGGCTTATTCTCATTGGCATATAAAGGATTTCTTACCTGCAATTTATCAGCAAGAGTTTGATGATTGGTTAGTAGTCATACTGGATAGTATGGTTAAGACAAAGGAAGCCTATCATGAGCGAAATGCATCCACACAAAGATTAACCCAATTACCAAAGAATACACTGGCTGATAGTGACGTAGATAGTCAAACTGACTCTCTAGGCGGTTTTACCcataatttttcaaaagctcTCATCAAAAGAGCAGAGAAACTTTACAAGAACCAACAGGAATATATTCTTGATCCTAACTTCGGCAAGGATTATCTATCTCCCACAATTCCTGGGTCGCATCTAGTTGTGAAAAATCCGCTTCTTGAGTTGGTCAAATACTTATCACATATTTTATCACTTTCCAGTAATCATTTATTAGAAGGAAGGGCGCTAAGGAAAGAACTCCTAAAGACATTTGAAATACGCGAATTCGACAGATTAGCTGAATTCAAGGATCCAAGTACATCTTTTGTGATCCCTAGCTTCATATGTGAGCATTGTTCTTATATATcagatattgatatttGCAGAGAAAGTATGGAACGAGTCTTCATATGCCAGAGCTGCAACAGATCCTTGAATAAAAATCTCATTGAAGAGCATGTGATCGAACGACTTCAAGCCCAAGTTGCATCGTTTATTACCCAAGATGTTAAGTGCAATAAATGTCATAAGATCAAAGAG